The following coding sequences are from one Lolium rigidum isolate FL_2022 chromosome 6, APGP_CSIRO_Lrig_0.1, whole genome shotgun sequence window:
- the LOC124666716 gene encoding ketol-acid reductoisomerase, chloroplastic-like, producing MAAATSSASSLAFSHPKTLNPAAKTPAVGSVSFPAAQPPCHLAASAGRRGAVSAKVASPSVISTTMPSLDFETSVFKKEQVSLAGHEEFIVRGGRDLFPLLPEAFKGIKQIGVLGWGSQGPAQAQNLRDSLAEAKLDIVVKIGLRKGSKSFQEARAAGFTEETGTLGDILETVSGSDLLLLLISDSAQADNYEKIFSHMKPNSILGLSHGFLLGHLQSVSLDFPKNISVIAVCPKGMGPSVRRLYVQGKEINGAGINSSFAVHQDVDGRATDVALGWSIALGSPFTFATTLEQEYRSDIFGERGILLGAVHGIVEALFRRYTEQGMDEDLAYKNTVECITGIVSKTISKKGMLEVYNSLTEEGKKQFNEAYSAAYYPSMDILYECYEDVSSGSEIRSVVLAGRRFYEKEGLPAFPMGNIDQTRMWKVGERVRSTRPQGDLGPLHPFTAGVFVAMMMAQIEVLRKKGHSYSEIINESVIESVDSLNPFMHARGVAFMVDNCSTTARLGSRKWAPRFDYVLTQQAFVTVDKKSPINQDLISNFMSDPVHGAIEVCAQLRPTVDISVTADADFVRPELRQSS from the exons ATGGCGGCGGCCACTTCCTCCGCTTCCTCCCTCGCCTTCTCCcatcccaaaaccctaaaccccgcCGCCAAAACCCCGGCCGTCGGTTCCGTATCCTTCCCCGCCGCTCAGCCCCCATGCcacctcgccgcctccgccggccgccgcggcgcCGTATCCGCCAAGGTGGCGTCGCCGTCGGTGATCAGCACCACCATGCCGTCGCTCGACTTCGAGACCTCCGTCTTCAAGAAGGAGCAGGTGTCCTTGGCCGGCCATGAGGAG TTTATCGTGAGGGGTGGGAGGGATCTTTTCCCGCTGCTGCCAGAGGCGTTCAAGGGGATCAAGCAGATTGGCGTGCTTGGATGGGGCTCGCAG GGTCCAGCACAAGCTCAGAACTTGAGAGACTCACTTGCTGAGGCTAAGTTGGACATTGTTGTTAAG ATTGGTCTTCGTAAAGGTTCCAAATCTTTCCAAGAAGCACGTGCAGCTGGTTTCACTGAAGAAACGGGGACCTTGGGAGATATATTGGAGACTGTGTCGGGCAGTGATCTCCTTTTGTTGTTGATATCAGATTCTGCCCAG GCAGATAACTATGAGAAGATTTTCTCACACATGAAACCCAATAGTATTCTTGGTTTGTCGCATGGATTTCTCCTGGGACATTTGCAATCAGTTAGCCTTGATTTTCCAAAAAACATCAGTGTGATCGCTGTATGTCCCAAGGGAATGGGCCCATCTGTTAGAAGACTTTACGTTCAGGGTAAAGAGATCAATGGTGCTGGTATCAACTCTAGCTTTGCTGTTCACCAG GATGTTGATGGAAGGGCTACAGATGTTGCTCTAGGGTGGTCAATTGCTCTAGGTTCTCCTTTCACATTTGCTACTACTCTAGAGCAGGAGTACCGGAGTGATATCTTTGGCGAGCGAG GTATTTTGCTTGGCGCTGTTCATGGAATTGTGGAGGCTCTTTTCAGAAGATACACAGAACAAGGAATGGATGAAGACTTGGCATATAAGAACACTGTAGAGTGCATCACTGGAATTGTCTCAAAAACTATTTCAAAGAAG GGGATGCTCGAAGTTTACAACTCTTTaacagaagaaggaaagaagcagTTCAACGAGGCATATAGCGCTGCTTATTACCCAAGCATGGACATACTGTACGAGTGCTATGAAGATGTTTCTTCTGGAAGTGAAATTAGAAGTGTTGTGCTGGCTGGGAGGAGATTTTAT GAAAAGGAAGGTCTCCCGGCATTCCCTATGGGCAACATTGATCAAACACGTATGTGGAAGGTGGGTGAAAGGGTGCGTTCAACCCGGCCACAAGGAGATCTTGGCCCATTGCATCCATTCACCGCTGGAGTGTTTGTTGCAATGATGATGGCTCAG ATCGAGGTCCTCAGAAAGAAGGGCCACTCGTATTCAGAGATTATCAACGAGAGTGTGATTGAGTCCGTCGACTCCCTAAACCCATTCATGCATGCTCGCGGGGTGGCATTCATGGTTGATAACTGCTCCACGACAGCCCGCTTAGGGTCAAGGAAGTGGGCTCCGCGCTTTGACTATGTCTTGACCCAACAAGCTTTCGTGACTGTTGACAAGAAATCACCAATTAATCAAGATCTTATCAGCAATTTTATGTCTGACCCTGTGCATGGCGCCATTGAAGTCTGCGCTCAGCTGAGGCCCACCGTTGATATCTCAGTGACTGCTGATGCTGATTTTGTGCGCCCAGAACTCCGACAGTCTTCCTAA